From the Elusimicrobiota bacterium genome, one window contains:
- a CDS encoding DUF3467 domain-containing protein yields MAENQPEQKKGEIQIQLDEQTAQGVYVNLAMITHTDAEFVIDLLYLQPQAPQAKVRARAITSPVHAKRLLRALQENVNKYESKFGVINEPQNVPSRPMGMA; encoded by the coding sequence ATGGCAGAAAATCAACCGGAACAAAAAAAAGGTGAGATACAAATACAACTAGATGAACAAACTGCGCAGGGTGTGTATGTAAACCTCGCAATGATAACGCATACTGACGCCGAATTTGTGATAGACCTTTTGTATCTCCAGCCTCAGGCGCCGCAAGCAAAAGTACGAGCCCGCGCAATAACGTCGCCTGTACATGCAAAACGGTTACTCCGCGCGTTACAGGAAAATGTTAATAAGTATGAATCAAAGTTTGGTGTGATAAACGAGCCGCAGAACGTTCCTTCACGTCCTATGGGCATGGCGTAA
- a CDS encoding competence/damage-inducible protein A, with protein MRIELICVGSELLVEKVNTDARLIGEKLHTIGLALSRVSTVGDDMDEMVSVLTDAITRSDLVILTGGLGPTFDDFTREAVAKVLNRKLIFNREAMQMIAALFAKRNREMPKINERQAYVIDGGTVLINPAGTAPGQAVEFKSQGKVKAVILLPGPPTELNSMLNTSAGVYLKDKYRHGTRKTVVFHIFGEAESVIDEMIRPVVDMERKFESEMLTFGILAHRGIIDVKYTVAGDNELMVDNLVNKVRKELLGVIGGMVYGEDGQTLESVTANLLLKHKKTVAVAESCTAGMIASKLTSVAGSSIYFKGGIIAYDNSVKTGLLGVTDDALNTHGAVSEEVALQMARGVKQKIGTTCAVATTGIAGPGGGTKEKPVGLVYIGMVIDDKEYVDKFQFFGVRNDLRERFAMAALNLLRQRLL; from the coding sequence ATGAGGATCGAACTTATCTGCGTTGGCAGTGAGTTGTTAGTTGAAAAGGTTAACACCGATGCTCGGTTGATCGGTGAAAAGTTGCATACCATAGGTTTAGCGTTGTCACGCGTATCAACCGTTGGGGATGATATGGACGAAATGGTGAGCGTTTTGACGGACGCTATTACACGGTCCGACCTCGTGATCTTAACCGGCGGATTAGGCCCTACTTTTGATGATTTTACACGTGAAGCTGTTGCGAAAGTGCTTAACCGCAAGCTAATATTTAACCGTGAAGCTATGCAGATGATCGCAGCTTTATTTGCTAAACGTAACCGCGAGATGCCAAAAATTAATGAACGCCAGGCGTATGTTATCGACGGGGGGACGGTATTAATTAATCCCGCGGGTACTGCTCCTGGGCAGGCAGTTGAGTTTAAGTCACAAGGGAAAGTAAAGGCAGTAATCCTTCTCCCCGGCCCGCCTACCGAACTTAATTCAATGCTTAACACCAGCGCAGGGGTGTATCTAAAAGATAAGTACCGGCATGGGACCCGTAAAACGGTGGTATTCCATATTTTTGGTGAGGCGGAATCTGTGATTGATGAAATGATACGCCCGGTAGTTGATATGGAACGCAAGTTCGAGAGTGAAATGTTAACATTTGGTATTCTCGCGCATCGCGGGATAATCGATGTTAAATATACAGTAGCCGGGGATAATGAGTTGATGGTAGATAATCTTGTTAATAAAGTTAGGAAAGAGTTATTGGGTGTCATCGGGGGTATGGTGTATGGAGAGGATGGGCAAACCCTGGAGTCTGTCACCGCGAACTTGCTTCTAAAACACAAGAAAACTGTTGCTGTTGCTGAATCGTGTACTGCCGGGATGATAGCTTCTAAACTTACTTCCGTAGCGGGGAGTTCAATATACTTTAAGGGCGGGATTATTGCATACGATAATTCTGTGAAGACCGGGTTACTGGGTGTAACAGATGATGCGCTTAATACTCACGGCGCGGTCTCCGAAGAAGTGGCGTTACAGATGGCACGCGGGGTGAAACAAAAAATAGGTACTACCTGCGCGGTGGCAACTACCGGAATTGCGGGGCCCGGCGGGGGTACAAAAGAAAAGCCTGTGGGGTTAGTATATATCGGTATGGTTATTGATGATAAGGAGTATGTTGATAAATTCCAGTTTTTTGGGGTGCGTAACGACCTGCGGGAACGGTTTGCAATGGCAGCGCTTAATCTTTTACGTCAACGGTTATTATGA
- a CDS encoding polysaccharide deacetylase family protein translates to MARFRFVARRYEILLTVLAAVLSISVEVFSRCSSIDPSRLPAAATVITVPKPVSSVLKKTDGKLIPKTPAQSIAAVKYIALTFDDGPHPELTDKLLEVLRGEKVKATFFLVGQMIELYPNITRAMVQDGHQVANHTYSHPNLNMIDTEQLNDELSYTKYLLSSYGGVRTNIIRPPGGNYNSNVLKFCEVYGYKIVLWTIFPRDHESPKPGVIVKRVVKNAHDGGIILMHSGMKNTITALPEIIRKLKSEGYRFVTVDELIEKNQKNNVAKNAGKSGKLSYTAHLSQKTCLSTPWLLPAE, encoded by the coding sequence ATGGCTAGGTTTCGTTTCGTTGCCAGAAGATACGAAATACTGTTGACAGTATTAGCCGCTGTGTTGTCAATCAGCGTGGAAGTGTTCTCGCGGTGTAGTTCCATTGACCCGAGCAGGTTACCTGCTGCAGCAACGGTGATTACCGTTCCAAAACCTGTATCGTCAGTTTTGAAGAAAACGGATGGTAAACTTATACCTAAAACCCCGGCACAGAGTATAGCTGCCGTAAAATATATTGCATTAACTTTTGATGATGGGCCGCATCCTGAACTTACGGATAAACTTCTTGAAGTTTTACGCGGTGAGAAGGTTAAGGCAACTTTTTTTCTTGTTGGGCAGATGATTGAGTTGTATCCGAATATTACACGCGCGATGGTACAGGACGGGCATCAGGTGGCGAACCATACCTACAGCCATCCTAACCTTAATATGATAGATACGGAACAGCTGAATGACGAGCTTAGTTATACAAAATATTTGTTATCCAGTTACGGCGGGGTAAGGACTAATATTATCCGTCCGCCGGGTGGGAATTATAATTCTAATGTTTTAAAGTTCTGCGAGGTGTATGGTTATAAAATTGTTTTATGGACAATTTTTCCGCGGGATCATGAATCACCAAAACCCGGGGTCATAGTAAAACGCGTAGTCAAAAATGCGCATGACGGCGGGATTATACTGATGCATTCCGGGATGAAGAATACGATTACCGCGTTACCCGAAATTATAAGGAAACTTAAAAGTGAAGGGTATCGGTTTGTCACTGTGGATGAATTGATAGAAAAAAATCAGAAGAATAATGTTGCAAAAAATGCAGGTAAGAGCGGTAAGCTTTCTTATACCGCGCATTTATCACAAAAAACGTGTTTATCCACCCCGTGGCTGCTGCCTGCAGAGTAA
- the ruvX gene encoding Holliday junction resolvase RuvX: protein MDIQKVLGVDYGTKRVGLAVSDYTATIAQSLELIEKNSALSASEGDKVVVERIKSIVETQKVSAIVIGFPRHLDGRDGTLAGTIRAFAEQVKTAINVEVVFWDEWLTTSAAEKVLISANVSREKRKQKIDKLAATVLLQNYLDSRKKLGTQR from the coding sequence ATGGATATACAAAAAGTTTTGGGTGTGGATTATGGCACAAAACGTGTTGGCCTGGCAGTAAGCGATTATACTGCAACAATAGCGCAGTCACTGGAACTTATAGAGAAAAACAGTGCGTTATCTGCATCAGAAGGTGATAAAGTTGTGGTGGAGCGTATAAAGAGTATTGTTGAAACACAAAAGGTTAGTGCGATAGTTATCGGGTTTCCCCGGCATCTTGACGGGCGGGATGGAACTCTTGCCGGTACTATCCGCGCATTTGCGGAACAAGTGAAAACTGCAATTAATGTGGAAGTAGTTTTTTGGGATGAGTGGCTGACAACTTCTGCTGCGGAGAAAGTGTTGATTTCTGCAAATGTTTCCCGTGAAAAACGTAAACAAAAGATTGATAAACTCGCAGCTACGGTGTTATTACAAAATTATCTTGATTCAAGAAAGAAGTTGGGTACGCAGAGATGA
- the mltG gene encoding endolytic transglycosylase MltG, with the protein MNKNVVIALAVLGILGALFFFYNHYMITMNTETVVINIPDGSTADEISSVLKYGGVVRDSGIFYDLIKLRRADRKLQNGTYYIAPRQTLNGLLKKIVKGDTYRIKITIPEGMTCYHIARKLQEKGVVAYKDFVEEVMRSQAEGYLFPETYFFDIHKSSPALVVKTMTEQFEKMYGPKLQAREKVVGLTRTQVVILASLIEKEARTEIDRGMVSAVFQNRLKKRMYLESCATVQYAIALLFDPSGPWKQRLGIQDTKINSPYNTYKKIGLPPGPICNPGISAIKAALYPAESSAMYFVADSSGTHVYSRDFKEHLKNKREQKRIKRSIEAR; encoded by the coding sequence ATGAACAAAAATGTTGTGATTGCATTAGCAGTCCTCGGTATCTTAGGAGCGCTCTTTTTTTTCTATAACCATTACATGATAACAATGAACACCGAGACTGTTGTCATAAATATTCCCGATGGCAGTACAGCAGATGAGATTTCTTCAGTCCTGAAATACGGGGGCGTTGTGCGGGATAGCGGGATTTTTTATGACCTCATAAAACTTCGACGTGCTGACCGTAAACTTCAAAACGGGACTTATTATATTGCACCGAGGCAAACTTTGAACGGGTTATTAAAGAAAATTGTTAAGGGTGACACATACCGGATTAAGATTACGATCCCGGAAGGGATGACCTGTTACCATATCGCGCGTAAACTTCAGGAGAAAGGTGTTGTCGCGTATAAGGATTTTGTGGAAGAAGTTATGCGGTCACAGGCGGAAGGGTACTTATTCCCGGAAACATATTTTTTTGATATCCACAAATCCTCGCCTGCTTTAGTGGTAAAAACAATGACTGAACAGTTTGAGAAAATGTATGGCCCCAAACTTCAGGCAAGAGAGAAGGTTGTGGGATTAACGCGTACACAAGTAGTGATCCTTGCGTCATTGATTGAGAAAGAAGCACGGACGGAGATTGACCGCGGTATGGTATCCGCTGTGTTCCAAAACAGGTTGAAGAAGCGTATGTACTTGGAATCCTGTGCGACGGTACAGTACGCGATAGCATTACTTTTTGACCCTTCAGGTCCATGGAAACAAAGGTTGGGGATTCAGGATACTAAGATTAACTCGCCGTATAATACCTACAAAAAAATTGGTTTACCTCCGGGGCCGATCTGTAACCCCGGGATTTCTGCCATAAAAGCTGCGTTGTATCCCGCGGAAAGTTCTGCAATGTACTTTGTTGCGGATAGCTCGGGTACGCATGTGTACTCCCGGGATTTTAAGGAACATCTTAAGAATAAGCGTGAACAGAAGAGAATTAAAAGAAGTATTGAAGCCCGGTAA
- a CDS encoding RNA polymerase sigma factor: MKNSDGTDVKNINAGAYAYDNGSTDEQIARACKHGDLQAFELLVQRYQKQVLHLCYRIVNDVHAAEDLAQECFLKLYLNIEHYRGDAAFKTWFYSITINVCRTYLKKRFVIDRLRGAGLYPRNGDDKIEDKPGHDEHDILLKLQLEAAIARLPVKQREAFVLKHVEGMKISEIAVIQQTAEGTVKAHLFRAVKALQKYVGNE, from the coding sequence ATGAAGAACAGTGATGGTACTGATGTGAAGAATATAAATGCAGGTGCATATGCTTACGATAACGGGAGTACGGATGAACAGATTGCACGGGCGTGTAAACACGGTGACCTCCAGGCATTTGAGTTGCTGGTACAGAGGTACCAAAAACAGGTGTTACACCTTTGCTACCGCATAGTGAATGATGTTCATGCAGCGGAAGATTTAGCGCAGGAATGTTTTTTGAAATTGTATCTTAATATAGAACATTATCGCGGGGATGCTGCGTTTAAAACTTGGTTTTATAGTATCACGATTAATGTATGCAGGACGTACCTAAAAAAAAGGTTTGTCATTGACAGGCTGCGTGGAGCGGGGTTATATCCGCGTAACGGTGATGATAAAATCGAAGATAAACCAGGGCATGATGAACACGATATTTTACTGAAGCTGCAGCTTGAGGCCGCGATTGCGCGGTTACCGGTAAAACAAAGAGAAGCGTTTGTGTTGAAGCATGTGGAAGGAATGAAGATATCAGAGATCGCGGTAATACAACAAACGGCGGAAGGAACGGTCAAAGCGCATCTTTTCCGCGCGGTGAAAGCGTTACAAAAGTATGTGGGGAATGAGTAA
- a CDS encoding Spy/CpxP family protein refolding chaperone: protein MKKNVWSAAVVAAMFCVVTTGIAFSEPMPCGGQDGGRMSGGMPAMRCAGAGQGIMPQGGAGMGDGLGGFGPDLQKLGKKLNLTEDQKSKIESIKRDVQKKVVKIRADVQIAEIDLQELMDKVDVDDKAVLSKVQELHKLRGQMVELTTSALLQSKKVLTPEQRKIINDMRKQMRCNMMPNRMGDCNKDGKFKKGNRGSQHGCEDMDDDDEDEKKNVPQSK, encoded by the coding sequence ATGAAAAAAAATGTGTGGTCAGCGGCAGTAGTAGCTGCTATGTTTTGTGTGGTAACAACAGGTATTGCGTTTAGTGAACCAATGCCATGCGGTGGGCAGGATGGCGGCAGAATGAGCGGCGGAATGCCGGCAATGCGGTGCGCCGGTGCGGGACAAGGTATTATGCCACAGGGTGGTGCTGGTATGGGTGACGGATTAGGCGGGTTTGGGCCGGACTTGCAGAAGTTAGGGAAGAAACTTAACCTTACGGAAGATCAGAAGAGTAAGATTGAATCTATTAAACGCGATGTTCAGAAAAAGGTTGTTAAAATCCGTGCGGATGTACAGATCGCGGAGATAGACCTTCAGGAACTTATGGATAAGGTGGATGTCGATGACAAAGCTGTGTTATCCAAAGTACAGGAACTACATAAACTGCGCGGGCAGATGGTGGAGCTTACCACCAGTGCATTACTGCAATCAAAGAAGGTGTTGACTCCGGAACAGCGGAAGATTATAAATGATATGCGGAAGCAGATGAGATGTAATATGATGCCCAACCGCATGGGTGATTGTAATAAAGACGGGAAGTTTAAGAAAGGTAACCGCGGCAGCCAGCATGGTTGTGAAGATATGGATGACGATGACGAAGATGAAAAAAAGAATGTTCCTCAGAGTAAATAA
- a CDS encoding FecR domain-containing protein, translated as MRYTGKVVVLILLLDLITLLPFDVLYSSEVTGFTGATLMDTQGAVRVFHSAESEGVAAAKDMILDEGDIVRTEDNGKADILFYDGTLVELENSTRVIIKKANYAPEQNRLDIEVVTGKVLVNVERLEKAPRTNAVVYTPAAVMNLQEAHAVIIVEKGNSTVIGLFYGEAEIRSVVSTGKTKKMHPIRVFTNYQATVFAGKQPEAPVGLMPYLKVYKQQIGVFQQFAQSNRKMLRSIIEKRKKTDAEYIEYKAKQQQDRLSKEIPVKKDKNNKRR; from the coding sequence ATGCGTTATACCGGCAAAGTTGTAGTTCTGATATTATTACTTGACTTAATAACACTTTTACCGTTCGACGTCTTATATTCATCTGAAGTAACAGGTTTTACGGGTGCGACTTTGATGGATACTCAAGGCGCGGTGCGGGTATTCCATAGCGCTGAGAGCGAAGGCGTTGCTGCAGCTAAGGATATGATACTGGATGAAGGCGATATTGTGCGGACAGAAGATAATGGTAAGGCAGATATTTTATTTTATGACGGGACATTGGTGGAACTTGAAAATAGTACGCGAGTTATCATAAAAAAAGCAAATTATGCACCTGAACAAAACAGGTTGGATATTGAAGTTGTAACAGGGAAGGTTTTGGTTAATGTTGAGAGGTTGGAGAAAGCGCCACGGACAAACGCTGTGGTCTATACACCCGCAGCTGTTATGAATCTGCAGGAAGCACATGCGGTAATTATCGTGGAGAAAGGTAATTCCACGGTAATTGGCTTGTTTTATGGCGAGGCGGAAATTAGGTCAGTAGTAAGTACCGGGAAAACAAAAAAAATGCATCCTATCCGGGTGTTCACTAATTATCAGGCCACAGTGTTTGCGGGGAAACAACCTGAGGCGCCGGTTGGGTTAATGCCGTATCTTAAGGTTTATAAACAGCAGATCGGGGTATTCCAACAATTTGCGCAGTCTAACCGTAAAATGTTGAGGTCAATAATTGAAAAACGTAAGAAAACTGATGCTGAATACATTGAGTACAAAGCAAAGCAACAACAGGATAGGTTATCAAAAGAAATTCCTGTAAAGAAAGATAAGAATAATAAGAGGAGGTAG
- a CDS encoding DUF5009 domain-containing protein, which translates to MSQNTNGVAKTSERLLSLDFFRGLTIAGMILVNNPGSWSYIYPPLEHAEWNGWTPTDLIFPFFLFIVGTSMAYSFAKRLEKGDKFWDMFKKVITRSLILFGLGLFLAFFPRAIMNKVLFDKFDLVNLRIPGVLQRIALCFFFGSLIILKLKEKWQYIVTGALMIVYWLGMLLICVPGYGAGDFSLQGNVCGYLDKIVFGPTHLYIKNAVKNLYFDPEGFWSTLPAIATTMFGYFTGQWLRSKDSAEDKTLRLFINGNVFIVFGAVLGLFIPINKQLWTPSYAVLMSGMAMVFLAMSYYLVDVKKFRFGVMPMVWLGTNAITAFVGSGLLARVFIYFIKLPLEAGKDPVGLNTVIYKTLLVPWAGNHFGSLVWALLNVAVWIGLMKLLYDRKIFIKV; encoded by the coding sequence ATGAGCCAAAACACTAATGGCGTTGCAAAAACGTCTGAGAGGTTGTTGTCATTAGATTTTTTTAGGGGGTTAACTATTGCGGGTATGATTTTGGTTAATAACCCGGGTAGTTGGTCATATATTTATCCGCCGTTGGAACATGCGGAATGGAACGGGTGGACACCTACGGATTTAATTTTTCCGTTCTTTCTGTTTATTGTTGGGACATCAATGGCGTACTCGTTCGCTAAACGTTTGGAAAAAGGTGATAAATTCTGGGATATGTTCAAAAAAGTTATCACCCGGTCATTGATATTGTTCGGGTTAGGGTTATTCCTCGCGTTTTTTCCCCGGGCAATAATGAATAAAGTGTTGTTTGATAAGTTTGATCTTGTCAATCTGCGTATCCCCGGTGTGCTGCAGAGGATAGCATTATGTTTCTTCTTTGGGTCGTTGATTATCTTGAAATTAAAAGAAAAGTGGCAGTATATAGTTACTGGCGCGTTAATGATAGTGTACTGGCTTGGGATGCTGCTTATTTGCGTCCCGGGATATGGTGCCGGGGATTTTAGTTTACAGGGAAATGTTTGCGGGTACCTTGACAAGATAGTGTTTGGCCCGACGCATCTTTATATAAAAAATGCAGTGAAAAATTTGTATTTTGACCCGGAAGGGTTTTGGAGTACATTACCGGCAATCGCGACGACGATGTTTGGATACTTCACAGGGCAGTGGTTGCGCAGTAAGGATAGTGCGGAAGATAAGACGTTACGGTTATTTATTAACGGTAATGTTTTCATAGTTTTTGGTGCTGTATTAGGGTTGTTCATCCCGATAAACAAACAGTTGTGGACACCGTCATATGCTGTGTTGATGTCGGGAATGGCTATGGTATTCCTCGCGATGAGCTATTACCTTGTGGATGTAAAAAAATTTCGGTTTGGCGTTATGCCGATGGTATGGCTTGGGACTAATGCAATCACTGCGTTTGTCGGGTCAGGCTTACTTGCGCGGGTGTTTATCTATTTTATTAAACTTCCGCTGGAAGCTGGAAAGGATCCGGTAGGGCTTAACACTGTTATATATAAAACTTTGTTGGTACCCTGGGCGGGTAATCATTTCGGGTCGCTAGTCTGGGCGCTTCTTAACGTTGCGGTATGGATTGGGTTGATGAAGTTATTATATGACCGCAAAATATTTATTAAGGTGTAA